Proteins from a genomic interval of Leeia speluncae:
- the nagA gene encoding N-acetylglucosamine-6-phosphate deacetylase gives MSFLQGNILTPAGWVVGQIEIASRILSIDATPTDPTTNALPYILPGFIDLHVHGGGGRDVMEGGDAIQTITTTHARYGTTSLLATTMTAPASDIERALSGIAEQMPVSGGGAKVLGVHLEGPFISPAKLGAQPDYASSATLADVANYDAIAAIKVLTMAPELTGHLALIRQLADKGIRVQLGHSNASYEEALAALNEGASGFTHLFNAMTALHHRAPGQVGAALAHAQFAEIIPDLIHVHPGAILSALRAIPQLYAVTDATAATGMPDGDYQLGRQTVHKCLGAVRLADGTLAGSTLTMDQALRNLVSIGLPLAEASKRLSKNPAEYLGMADRGQLVLGAFSDLVVMNRSLAIEQVWIEGLRFL, from the coding sequence ATGAGTTTTCTACAGGGAAATATTCTTACGCCGGCTGGTTGGGTGGTTGGGCAAATCGAAATTGCTAGCCGAATACTATCGATAGACGCAACGCCAACGGATCCCACAACCAATGCCTTACCGTATATCCTGCCTGGCTTCATCGACCTGCATGTACATGGGGGTGGAGGCCGGGATGTGATGGAGGGCGGGGATGCGATTCAGACCATCACCACTACCCATGCACGTTATGGTACGACGTCCCTATTAGCGACGACGATGACGGCGCCTGCCAGTGATATTGAGCGAGCGTTAAGCGGTATTGCGGAACAAATGCCCGTATCTGGTGGTGGTGCAAAAGTATTAGGTGTGCACTTGGAAGGGCCATTTATTAGCCCTGCCAAACTTGGTGCGCAACCAGATTACGCGAGTAGTGCCACCCTTGCCGATGTGGCGAATTATGATGCAATTGCCGCGATTAAAGTACTGACCATGGCCCCAGAGTTGACTGGGCATTTAGCCTTAATCAGGCAGTTGGCAGATAAAGGGATTCGTGTTCAGTTAGGCCATAGCAATGCATCTTATGAAGAGGCGTTGGCTGCGCTTAATGAAGGAGCTTCGGGCTTTACTCATTTGTTTAATGCGATGACTGCGTTGCATCATCGTGCACCGGGCCAAGTAGGTGCAGCCTTAGCACATGCGCAATTTGCAGAAATTATCCCTGATTTAATTCATGTACACCCCGGCGCGATTTTATCTGCCTTAAGAGCGATTCCTCAGCTGTATGCCGTGACTGATGCAACGGCCGCCACCGGTATGCCAGATGGCGATTACCAATTAGGGCGTCAAACGGTGCATAAGTGCTTAGGTGCAGTGCGGTTAGCCGATGGCACGCTAGCAGGAAGTACGCTAACAATGGATCAAGCGCTGCGTAACTTGGTCAGTATTGGTTTGCCACTCGCGGAAGCCTCGAAACGACTGTCTAAAAACCCTGCAGAGTATTTGGGTATGGCGGATAGAGGGCAATTGGTGCTCGGGGCATTTTCTGATCTTGTCGTGATGAATAGATCGCTAGCAATCGAACAAGTTTGGATAGAGGGATTACGATTTCTCTAG
- a CDS encoding BadF/BadG/BcrA/BcrD ATPase family protein, whose translation MSINYLVAVDGGGSSTRLALYQLDGTLLARVVGGPSALGQGVDQAWHTILTLLTDAAAEAGIAEAKWSTFALGLGLSGVHHQPWAKAFLAHQPGFGFITLTNDVHSALLGAHDGEPGVLMIAGTGSAGEVWDQQGQVREVGGWGFPSGDEASGAWIGLQAAQLLQKVMDGRLPPSPLSNAIMAFCGDHRAVFQTWLASAGQHQFGQLAPIVVSQAHLDPQADAILNAAAKEIERHLVALDPSGSLPICLAGGLAESLVTRLSPSYQAKIVAAKADAVVGSYIYLQQQLAKTQVKQ comes from the coding sequence ATGTCGATAAATTATTTGGTAGCAGTAGATGGGGGTGGTTCATCTACGAGGCTTGCCCTCTATCAACTAGATGGCACCTTACTTGCGCGCGTAGTGGGTGGCCCCTCTGCTTTAGGGCAGGGGGTAGACCAAGCTTGGCATACGATCTTAACGCTGTTAACCGATGCAGCCGCAGAAGCAGGTATTGCCGAGGCAAAATGGTCCACGTTTGCCTTAGGATTAGGGTTATCTGGCGTACATCACCAACCATGGGCAAAAGCATTCTTGGCGCATCAGCCAGGGTTTGGTTTCATTACGCTAACGAATGATGTGCACAGTGCCTTACTAGGGGCGCATGATGGTGAGCCCGGTGTATTAATGATTGCTGGTACCGGTAGTGCTGGTGAAGTATGGGATCAGCAAGGCCAAGTGCGAGAAGTGGGTGGCTGGGGATTTCCAAGTGGCGATGAAGCAAGCGGTGCTTGGATTGGATTGCAAGCCGCGCAGTTACTACAGAAGGTGATGGATGGTCGACTTCCTCCTTCGCCGTTATCGAATGCCATCATGGCATTTTGTGGTGATCATCGTGCCGTGTTTCAAACTTGGTTAGCTAGTGCTGGTCAACACCAGTTTGGCCAACTAGCCCCCATTGTGGTTAGCCAAGCCCATCTGGACCCGCAGGCAGATGCAATTTTAAATGCAGCGGCAAAAGAGATAGAACGCCACTTAGTGGCGCTAGACCCTAGCGGTTCATTGCCCATTTGCTTAGCCGGCGGTCTGGCTGAAAGTTTGGTTACGCGTTTATCACCTAGTTATCAGGCAAAAATTGTTGCTGCAAAAGCAGATGCGGTCGTTGGGTCATATATCTATTTGCAGCAACAGCTAGCAAAAACGCAGGTTAAGCAATGA